One Synechococcus sp. PROS-9-1 DNA window includes the following coding sequences:
- a CDS encoding L,D-transpeptidase has translation MGLKCTACVPALPVALLASSLLVAAPALSRSESIQVTMAVRPPEQGRVVLNLGRRQISVVRQGQTLGPWPVAIGDPATPSPSGVFKVENMMMNPQYQSTKSGKLHPKRGPQSPLGHRWIGFLRSGPNQFGIHGTPWPHWVKTRAAVSNGCVRMLNAHVQQLYDHVEVGMAVEIMR, from the coding sequence ATGGGTCTCAAATGCACTGCTTGCGTTCCTGCTCTTCCAGTTGCGTTGCTCGCCTCCTCTCTTCTCGTGGCGGCTCCCGCGCTGTCTCGATCAGAGTCCATCCAAGTGACGATGGCTGTTCGTCCGCCAGAACAGGGGCGTGTTGTGTTGAATCTGGGCCGCAGGCAAATCAGTGTTGTGCGACAGGGCCAGACCCTTGGCCCATGGCCTGTAGCGATTGGTGATCCCGCGACCCCTTCACCTTCTGGGGTGTTCAAGGTCGAGAACATGATGATGAACCCTCAGTACCAGAGCACTAAGTCAGGGAAGCTGCATCCCAAACGTGGTCCTCAAAGCCCGTTGGGGCATCGCTGGATTGGGTTCTTGCGAAGTGGACCCAATCAATTCGGCATTCATGGCACTCCCTGGCCTCATTGGGTGAAAACCAGAGCGGCCGTCTCCAACGGCTGTGTGCGCATGTTGAATGCGCATGTTCAGCAGCTGTATGACCACGTGGAAGTGGGGATGGCAGTGGAAATTATGCGTTGA
- a CDS encoding GTP-binding protein, producing MSATASNQRIETNGTPVTILTGFLGAGKTTLLNHILSNQDGLKTAVLVNEFGEIGIDNDLVVSTSADMVELSNGCICCTINGELLEAVDRILKRPEPLDYLVVETTGLADPLPVAMTFLGSELRDQTRLDSIITLVDAENCNARVFESEVGRSQIIYGDILLLNKTDLVSTERVKELEESLRSIKKDARILHSVKGDVPLPLLMSVGLFESDRVATKADHDHHDHGHDHDHDHGHHDHHDHDHGHAHHGHDHADHLDIEGYTSLSFSSDGPFSLRKFQNFLDNQLPESVFRAKGILWFNESEKRHVFHLAGKRFSIDDSDWDGERKNQLVLIGQEMDHSTLRGQLKACVAKDAGKGFS from the coding sequence ATGTCAGCGACTGCTTCCAACCAAAGGATTGAAACCAACGGAACACCTGTCACCATTCTCACCGGATTTCTAGGCGCCGGAAAGACCACTCTCCTCAACCACATTCTCAGCAATCAAGACGGTCTCAAAACTGCTGTTCTGGTGAACGAGTTCGGAGAGATTGGCATCGACAACGATCTTGTGGTGAGCACCAGCGCAGACATGGTGGAGCTCAGCAATGGCTGCATCTGCTGCACGATTAATGGGGAATTGCTGGAAGCTGTCGATCGCATCCTGAAGCGTCCTGAACCCTTGGACTATTTGGTTGTGGAGACCACAGGTCTTGCCGATCCACTTCCCGTAGCCATGACATTTCTAGGCAGTGAATTGCGGGATCAGACCAGGTTGGATTCAATCATCACCCTCGTTGATGCTGAAAATTGCAATGCTCGCGTTTTTGAAAGTGAAGTTGGGCGCTCCCAAATTATTTATGGAGACATTCTTCTTCTAAACAAAACAGATTTGGTATCAACAGAGCGTGTCAAAGAATTAGAAGAAAGCCTACGCAGTATCAAAAAAGATGCCCGTATCCTTCATTCCGTGAAAGGAGATGTTCCCCTGCCTCTCTTGATGAGTGTTGGATTGTTTGAGAGCGATCGCGTTGCGACCAAAGCCGATCACGACCATCACGATCACGGGCACGACCATGACCATGACCATGGGCACCACGACCATCACGATCATGACCATGGTCACGCGCATCACGGCCATGACCATGCTGACCATCTCGACATCGAGGGCTATACCTCCCTGTCATTCAGCAGTGACGGACCCTTCTCCCTCCGCAAATTTCAAAACTTCCTCGACAATCAATTGCCCGAGAGCGTTTTTCGCGCCAAAGGCATCCTTTGGTTTAACGAAAGCGAAAAGCGCCATGTTTTTCATCTGGCTGGCAAACGCTTCTCCATTGATGACAGCGACTGGGATGGCGAACGCAAGAATCAACTGGTGTTGATCGGTCAGGAGATGGACCACAGCACCCTGAGGGGACAACTCAAAGCGTGTGTCGCCAAGGATGCCGGCAAAGGCTTTTCGTAA
- a CDS encoding 4a-hydroxytetrahydrobiopterin dehydratase codes for MSKQAVLLDDAALQSLCSSCPSWTIASDGLEKEWSFHSFVEAFGFMTQVALLAECANHHPEWSNVYNRVTIRLTTHDLGGLSSRDAELALAIDALSPTF; via the coding sequence ATGTCAAAGCAAGCTGTTTTGCTCGATGACGCGGCACTTCAAAGCCTCTGCTCTTCTTGTCCTTCCTGGACGATTGCATCTGATGGACTGGAAAAAGAGTGGAGCTTCCACTCCTTCGTTGAAGCCTTTGGCTTCATGACTCAGGTCGCACTCCTAGCCGAATGCGCCAATCACCATCCCGAGTGGAGCAATGTTTATAACCGTGTCACCATTCGTCTCACGACCCATGATCTTGGTGGACTCTCAAGCCGTGATGCCGAATTAGCCCTAGCGATCGACGCCCTCTCTCCAACCTTTTAA
- the hemC gene encoding hydroxymethylbilane synthase, whose protein sequence is MALEHLRIASRRSQLAMVQTNWVKAELEKAHPGLAISVEAMATQGDKILDVALAKIGDKGLFTKELEAQMLVGRAEIAVHSLKDLPTNLPEGLMLGCISEREDPADALVVNSKNAEYTLETLPEGSIVGTSSLRRLAQLRYHYPHLQFKDVRGNVITRLEKLDSGNYDCLILAAAGLSRLGFGDRIHQSIPGNISLHAVGQGALGIECVCDRPEVMELIQVLNHAPTSARCLAERAFLRVLEGGCQVPIGVNSQIQGDTIQLTGMVASLDGKRLIRDEQAGPLADPEAVGRDLAHKLKDQGAGEILQEIFEQERGQ, encoded by the coding sequence ATGGCCCTCGAGCATCTGCGCATCGCCTCACGCCGCAGCCAGCTGGCCATGGTTCAGACCAATTGGGTCAAAGCAGAATTAGAAAAAGCCCACCCCGGCCTTGCCATCTCTGTTGAGGCAATGGCAACCCAAGGCGACAAAATCCTTGACGTTGCCCTAGCGAAGATCGGAGACAAAGGCTTATTCACCAAAGAGCTGGAAGCTCAAATGCTTGTGGGCCGTGCCGAGATCGCCGTTCACTCCCTGAAAGACCTCCCCACGAATCTTCCCGAGGGGCTGATGCTGGGTTGCATCAGCGAACGGGAAGACCCCGCGGATGCCCTGGTGGTGAACAGCAAAAATGCTGAGTACACACTTGAGACCCTGCCGGAGGGTTCCATTGTTGGAACCAGCTCTCTACGCCGCCTCGCCCAACTGCGCTATCACTACCCCCATCTTCAGTTCAAAGACGTCCGCGGAAACGTCATCACACGGCTTGAGAAGCTGGACTCAGGCAATTACGACTGTTTAATCCTGGCCGCAGCTGGGCTCAGTCGACTCGGCTTCGGCGATCGAATTCACCAGAGCATCCCCGGGAACATCTCTCTTCATGCGGTGGGACAAGGAGCTCTAGGGATTGAATGCGTATGCGATCGCCCCGAAGTGATGGAGCTGATTCAAGTGCTAAACCACGCACCAACCTCAGCCCGCTGCCTAGCAGAACGAGCATTCCTGAGAGTGCTGGAGGGCGGTTGCCAAGTGCCCATCGGCGTCAACAGCCAAATTCAGGGCGACACCATCCAGCTCACGGGAATGGTGGCCAGCCTTGATGGCAAACGGCTCATCCGTGACGAGCAGGCTGGCCCCCTAGCCGACCCTGAAGCGGTGGGACGAGACCTCGCCCACAAGCTCAAGGATCAAGGAGCCGGTGAAATCCTTCAGGAGATCTTTGAACAGGAGCGAGGCCAGTAA
- a CDS encoding DUF6561 domain-containing protein → MPGPVVNGVRKDGLPALDQATSSKEVLPFLPLLNEGTIKLILLSSGGVLMARLRNTTDPDGERAYQLIRPLSVIQASSDQPWQLQPYLEGLTSQKNIVVYKAAVASILDPDPRLLQVYTRNTSQECPPSETPVERLKRAFQEFTECIEDEV, encoded by the coding sequence ATGCCAGGGCCTGTCGTTAACGGAGTTCGTAAAGACGGTCTGCCTGCTCTGGATCAGGCAACGTCCTCCAAGGAGGTCCTCCCTTTTTTGCCACTCTTAAATGAGGGCACGATCAAATTGATCCTGTTAAGCAGTGGCGGTGTCTTGATGGCGCGGCTTAGGAACACAACCGATCCAGATGGCGAACGGGCATACCAATTGATTCGTCCGCTCAGTGTGATCCAAGCCAGCTCGGATCAGCCTTGGCAATTGCAGCCTTATTTAGAGGGCTTGACGTCTCAAAAAAATATTGTGGTTTACAAAGCTGCCGTGGCATCCATTCTTGATCCTGATCCTCGGCTTCTTCAGGTCTATACACGCAATACTTCCCAGGAGTGTCCGCCTTCAGAGACACCAGTTGAACGTCTGAAGCGAGCTTTTCAGGAATTTACTGAATGCATTGAGGATGAAGTGTAG
- a CDS encoding DUF6737 family protein: MNQQPVAFWSLKPWWCQPWSIVLTGVVISLGSWLFLHRLWITLPITLAILAWWMLFLVLVPAAYSRQEDS; the protein is encoded by the coding sequence GTGAATCAGCAGCCGGTTGCCTTTTGGTCCCTTAAACCGTGGTGGTGTCAGCCCTGGAGCATTGTCCTCACAGGCGTTGTTATTTCGCTTGGCAGCTGGCTATTCCTTCATCGACTTTGGATCACGCTTCCCATCACCTTGGCAATTTTGGCTTGGTGGATGTTGTTTCTGGTGCTTGTGCCTGCTGCTTACAGCAGACAAGAGGACTCTTGA
- a CDS encoding inorganic diphosphatase — protein sequence MANLDQAPSRSMPNLLHVLPAFADEAELRLNTIVELNSNTINKYELITETGHLKLDRVGYSSLAYPFAYGCIPRTWDEDGDPLDIEIVNVTEPLIPGSIVEARIIGIMTFDDGGEVDDKVIAVLADDKRVDHIKSFEDLGEQWKKETTYYWEHYKDLKKPGTCTVNGFFGTEKAVEIIKSCEARYMTDIDPKLVD from the coding sequence ATGGCCAATCTCGACCAGGCTCCAAGCCGCAGCATGCCCAACTTGCTTCATGTGCTGCCGGCCTTTGCTGATGAGGCTGAGCTACGCCTCAACACCATCGTGGAGCTCAACTCCAACACGATCAACAAGTACGAGCTCATTACGGAAACAGGCCATCTCAAGTTGGATCGGGTTGGCTACTCCTCTCTGGCTTACCCCTTCGCCTATGGCTGTATTCCTCGCACCTGGGATGAGGACGGAGATCCTCTCGATATTGAGATCGTGAATGTGACCGAACCCTTAATTCCGGGTTCGATCGTGGAAGCAAGGATCATCGGGATCATGACCTTTGATGATGGTGGTGAGGTTGATGACAAGGTGATCGCCGTTTTGGCCGATGACAAGCGTGTTGATCACATCAAGAGCTTTGAAGATCTTGGTGAGCAATGGAAAAAGGAAACCACTTACTACTGGGAGCACTACAAGGATTTGAAAAAGCCAGGAACCTGCACGGTGAATGGATTTTTCGGCACCGAAAAAGCTGTGGAGATTATCAAGAGCTGCGAAGCTCGCTACATGACTGACATCGATCCAAAGTTGGTTGACTGA
- a CDS encoding PT domain-containing protein, which translates to MYWDESLAALQSYRQQLPSSGQPSSQPSSQPSSQPSSQPSSQPSSQPSSQPSCQHKKEE; encoded by the coding sequence TTGTATTGGGATGAATCTCTAGCTGCTCTGCAAAGTTATCGACAACAGCTACCCTCCTCGGGTCAACCTTCATCTCAACCTTCATCTCAACCTTCATCTCAACCTTCATCTCAACCTTCATCTCAACCTTCATCTCAACCTTCATCTCAACCTTCATGTCAACATAAGAAAGAAGAATGA
- a CDS encoding carboxypeptidase M32, which translates to MGSRTTAWDRLGDYLHQTKITGSIASTLYWDQNTRMPSGGASWRGEQLALLAIQLHSRQSSRDYADLIQEARVEWSQSGLSTTEKAACGRNLDLLEQDLGRQQALDPALVAALATAKADGYNTWQQARANSDFGVFAPSLRTMIGLRQEQARQLAEPRSCWETLAQPFEPDLTLKRLLELFAPLRQRLPELLQQAGRQPRQRELSWDLPEPAQQQLCDTLLTSWGRDASMTCVARSPHPFSITLGPNDYRITTRVVPGQPLSCFLATAHEWGHSLYEQGLPDQKHQWFAWPLGQATSMAVHESQSLFWENRVARSQPFAQQWWPDFEAAGAPLSSADDLWRAMNPLAPGLNRVEADELSYGLHIMIRTDLEIALLEQGLSVEELPAEWNRRYGELLGVTPSNDAEGCLQDVHWSEGLFGYFPSYLLGHLISAQLSEAMAAAIGCPEEHVRRGDVAPLLDWLREHVHPVGRAMNAEQLVQAVSGRALTSEPFLRYLEDKLDRVLAASQVGGT; encoded by the coding sequence ATGGGATCCAGGACAACGGCCTGGGATCGGTTAGGCGATTACCTGCATCAGACCAAAATCACTGGCTCCATTGCGAGCACGTTGTATTGGGACCAAAACACCCGCATGCCCTCCGGTGGGGCATCTTGGCGAGGAGAGCAGTTGGCGCTTCTGGCGATTCAACTGCATTCACGGCAGAGCTCCCGCGATTACGCCGATCTGATCCAGGAGGCCCGTGTTGAGTGGAGCCAGTCAGGGCTTTCAACGACAGAGAAGGCCGCTTGCGGCCGGAATCTTGACTTGCTCGAGCAGGATCTAGGCCGGCAACAGGCGTTAGACCCTGCTTTGGTGGCAGCGTTGGCAACGGCTAAAGCCGACGGCTACAACACTTGGCAACAAGCACGAGCCAACTCCGATTTCGGCGTGTTTGCTCCCTCCTTGCGCACCATGATTGGATTGCGTCAAGAACAGGCTCGACAGCTTGCAGAGCCGCGCAGTTGTTGGGAAACACTGGCTCAGCCATTTGAGCCCGATCTCACCTTGAAGCGTTTGCTGGAGTTGTTTGCACCGCTTCGGCAGCGCTTGCCAGAGTTGTTGCAACAAGCTGGTCGGCAGCCACGTCAGCGAGAGCTCAGTTGGGATCTCCCTGAACCAGCACAGCAACAGCTCTGCGACACCTTGTTGACCTCCTGGGGACGCGATGCGTCGATGACCTGTGTTGCGCGATCCCCCCATCCCTTCTCGATCACGCTTGGTCCGAACGACTACAGGATCACGACCAGAGTTGTTCCAGGGCAACCGCTGTCCTGTTTCCTGGCCACAGCCCATGAATGGGGACACTCCCTTTATGAGCAGGGTCTTCCTGATCAGAAACATCAATGGTTTGCCTGGCCTCTGGGGCAGGCGACATCCATGGCCGTGCATGAAAGTCAATCGCTGTTTTGGGAAAATCGGGTCGCAAGAAGTCAGCCGTTTGCGCAGCAGTGGTGGCCGGATTTTGAGGCTGCCGGCGCTCCGCTCTCATCAGCAGATGATCTTTGGAGGGCGATGAATCCTTTGGCTCCTGGTTTGAACCGGGTGGAGGCCGATGAGCTCAGCTATGGATTGCACATCATGATTCGAACGGATCTAGAAATTGCTTTGCTCGAGCAAGGCCTGTCGGTGGAGGAGCTTCCTGCTGAATGGAATCGGCGTTATGGAGAGCTTCTTGGCGTGACACCATCCAATGACGCAGAGGGCTGCCTTCAGGATGTGCACTGGAGCGAAGGACTGTTCGGATACTTCCCTTCGTATCTGCTTGGACATCTGATCAGTGCTCAGCTGAGCGAGGCGATGGCTGCTGCTATTGGATGCCCTGAGGAGCATGTACGTCGTGGTGATGTCGCACCCTTGTTGGACTGGCTCCGGGAGCATGTGCATCCTGTCGGACGGGCGATGAATGCGGAACAACTGGTACAGGCCGTGAGTGGCCGAGCCCTGACGTCTGAACCATTCCTGCGCTATTTGGAAGACAAACTCGATCGGGTTTTAGCCGCGAGCCAAGTTGGCGGCACCTAG